A window of Streptomyces sp. SAI-127 contains these coding sequences:
- the obgE gene encoding GTPase ObgE, translated as MTTFVDRVELHVAAGNGGHGCASVHREKFKPLGGPDGGNGGRGGDVILTVDQSVTTLLDYHHSPHRKATNGKPGEGGNRSGKDGQDLVLPVPDGTVVLDRQGNVLADMVGHGTSYVAAQGGRGGLGNAALASARRKAPGFALLGVPGDLQDIVLELKTVADVALVGYPSAGKSSLISVLSAAKPKIADYPFTTLVPNLGVVTAGSTVYTIADVPGLIPGASQGKGLGLEFLRHVERCSVLVHVLDTATLESDRDPLSDLDIIEAELREYGGLDNRPRIVVLNKIDVPDGKDLAEMVRPDLEARGYRVFEVSAVAHTGLKELSFGLADLVGKARAAKPKEEATRIVIRPKAVDDAGFTVVREEDGLYRVRGEKPERWVRQTDFSNDEAVGYLADRLNRLGVEDQLMKAGARSGDGVAIGPEDNAVVFDWEPTVMAGAEMLGRRGEDHRFEEPRPAAQRRRDKQAERDEATQEFDDFEPF; from the coding sequence ATGACCACCTTCGTGGACCGCGTCGAACTGCATGTCGCCGCGGGTAACGGAGGTCACGGCTGTGCCTCCGTCCACCGTGAGAAGTTCAAGCCGCTCGGCGGCCCGGACGGCGGTAACGGCGGTCGTGGCGGTGACGTGATCCTCACCGTCGACCAGTCCGTCACCACGCTGCTCGACTACCACCACTCCCCGCACCGCAAGGCCACCAACGGCAAGCCCGGCGAGGGCGGCAACCGCTCCGGCAAGGACGGCCAGGACCTGGTCCTGCCGGTGCCGGACGGCACCGTCGTCCTCGACCGGCAGGGCAACGTCCTCGCCGACATGGTCGGGCACGGCACCTCCTACGTCGCCGCCCAGGGCGGCCGCGGGGGCCTCGGCAACGCGGCGCTGGCCTCCGCCCGCCGCAAGGCCCCCGGGTTCGCGCTGCTCGGCGTGCCCGGAGACCTCCAGGACATCGTCCTGGAGCTCAAGACCGTCGCCGACGTGGCGCTGGTCGGCTACCCGAGCGCGGGCAAGTCCTCGCTGATCTCGGTGCTGAGCGCGGCCAAGCCGAAGATCGCCGACTACCCCTTCACCACGCTGGTCCCGAACCTGGGCGTGGTGACCGCCGGCTCGACCGTCTACACCATCGCCGACGTGCCGGGCCTGATCCCGGGCGCCAGCCAGGGCAAGGGCCTGGGCCTGGAGTTCCTGCGGCACGTGGAGCGCTGCAGTGTCCTCGTGCACGTCCTGGACACCGCCACGCTGGAGTCCGACCGCGACCCGCTCTCCGACCTCGACATCATCGAGGCGGAGCTCCGGGAGTACGGCGGCCTCGACAACCGTCCCCGCATCGTCGTCCTGAACAAGATCGACGTACCGGACGGCAAGGACCTCGCCGAGATGGTGCGGCCGGATCTGGAGGCGCGCGGTTACCGCGTCTTCGAGGTGTCCGCCGTCGCACACACGGGGCTGAAGGAGCTGTCCTTCGGTCTCGCCGATCTGGTCGGCAAGGCGCGGGCCGCCAAGCCCAAGGAGGAGGCGACCCGGATCGTCATCCGGCCCAAGGCCGTGGACGACGCGGGCTTCACCGTGGTCCGCGAGGAGGACGGGCTGTACCGGGTGCGCGGCGAGAAGCCGGAACGCTGGGTGCGGCAGACCGACTTCAGCAACGACGAGGCCGTCGGTTACCTCGCCGACCGCCTCAACCGCCTCGGTGTGGAAGACCAGTTGATGAAGGCGGGCGCCCGCTCGGGCGACGGCGTCGCCATCGGCCCCGAGGACAACGCGGTCGTCTTCGACTGGGAGCCGACCGTCATGGCCGGTGCCGAGATGCTCGGCCGGCGTGGCGAGGACCACCGCTTCGAGGAACCCCGGCCGGCCGCCCAGCGCCGCCGCGACAAGCAGGCCGAACGGGACGAGGCGACCCAGGAGTTCGACGACTTCGAGCCGTTCTGA
- the rfbC gene encoding dTDP-4-dehydrorhamnose 3,5-epimerase codes for MRPLSISGAWVFEPKVFPDGRGSFHEWFKAPVFAEAAGHPLGLAQANMSVSSRGTLRGIHFADVPPGQAKYVKCVRGAVLDVIVDIRTGSPTFGQWEIVRLDDQDHHAVYLSEGLGHGFMALTDDATVVYLCSEGYAPEREHGVHPLDPEIGIEWPEGVAPLLSPKDEQAPTLAEAREQGLLPSYEECVAYRESLGS; via the coding sequence ATGCGACCCCTTTCGATCTCCGGTGCCTGGGTGTTCGAGCCGAAGGTCTTCCCCGACGGCCGGGGCAGTTTCCACGAGTGGTTCAAGGCCCCGGTCTTCGCGGAGGCCGCGGGCCACCCGCTCGGCCTGGCCCAGGCCAACATGTCCGTCTCCAGCCGGGGCACCCTGCGCGGCATCCACTTCGCCGACGTGCCGCCCGGGCAGGCCAAGTACGTCAAGTGCGTGCGCGGCGCGGTCCTCGACGTGATCGTGGACATCCGGACCGGCTCGCCGACCTTCGGCCAGTGGGAGATCGTCCGCCTGGACGACCAGGACCACCACGCCGTCTACCTCTCCGAGGGACTCGGCCACGGGTTCATGGCGCTCACCGACGACGCCACCGTGGTCTACCTCTGCTCGGAGGGGTACGCACCCGAGCGCGAGCACGGCGTCCACCCGCTCGACCCGGAGATCGGCATCGAGTGGCCCGAGGGGGTCGCCCCCCTGCTCTCTCCCAAGGACGAGCAGGCGCCCACCCTGGCCGAGGCCCGCGAGCAGGGGCTGCTGCCCTCCTACGAGGAGTGCGTGGCCTACCGGGAGAGCCTCGGCTCCTGA
- a CDS encoding FG-GAP and VCBS repeat-containing protein: MRVQRRGWRTGLAVVLALGGVVALPTAAGAAGAAPHQTRNDFNGDGYADLAVAAPDGTVAGKAKAGFVGVLYGSASGLKTATKQVFSQNSAGIPGTAEAGDRFGSALTTADLDRDGYPDLVVGVGGEDGGSGRVQVLWGGARGLAGGATLASGSAYDRLGAEGRLAAADIDGDGASDLLTVVAQHDLSAIGGPFTRNGSATGKRQVVKDKYDSCVLDLAVGDLNGDGVTDVVATENDGDEFDSRRVVYWWGTKDGLTPYTLVYDIDGAGLQGGENLAVGDVNRDGYDDIVVGRAVDGYDSDLDTYRAKGGRITWIPGTSGAPDGVAAQFVNQDSPGVPGTAEKGDGFGTDVQLADVDGDGYLDVVTGVPGEDLGTPTDPDAWPDAGSVVVLSGRADGLTGVGSHQVVTQNSTGVPGTAEKGDAFGRAVHLGDANGDGLADVAVGAPGENAGAGSVWSFRSRGEYVVSPGGVPLPATVLAPNGTFTFGHTLLGTTAAKARLGSGFAN, encoded by the coding sequence ATGCGCGTACAACGAAGAGGGTGGCGCACGGGGCTCGCCGTCGTCCTGGCGCTCGGCGGGGTCGTCGCCCTGCCCACCGCCGCGGGTGCCGCGGGTGCCGCCCCTCACCAGACGCGGAACGACTTCAACGGGGACGGCTACGCCGACCTCGCGGTGGCCGCGCCCGACGGGACCGTCGCGGGGAAGGCGAAGGCCGGGTTCGTCGGCGTGCTGTACGGCTCGGCGAGCGGCCTGAAGACCGCCACGAAGCAGGTGTTCAGCCAGAACAGCGCGGGGATACCGGGCACCGCCGAGGCGGGCGACCGGTTCGGCAGCGCGCTCACCACCGCCGACCTGGACCGGGACGGATACCCGGACCTGGTCGTGGGCGTGGGCGGGGAGGACGGCGGTTCCGGTCGGGTGCAGGTCCTCTGGGGCGGCGCCCGCGGTCTGGCGGGGGGAGCCACCCTCGCCTCCGGGTCGGCGTACGACCGGCTCGGCGCCGAGGGCCGGCTCGCGGCGGCGGACATCGACGGGGACGGCGCGAGCGATCTGCTGACCGTGGTCGCTCAGCACGACCTGTCGGCGATCGGCGGGCCCTTCACCCGCAACGGCTCGGCCACCGGGAAACGCCAGGTGGTCAAGGACAAGTACGACAGCTGTGTCCTCGACCTGGCCGTCGGCGACCTCAACGGCGACGGCGTCACCGACGTCGTCGCCACCGAGAACGACGGGGACGAGTTCGACTCCCGGCGGGTCGTGTACTGGTGGGGCACCAAGGACGGCCTCACGCCCTACACCCTCGTCTACGACATCGACGGCGCCGGACTCCAGGGCGGCGAGAACCTCGCGGTCGGGGATGTGAACCGGGACGGCTACGACGACATCGTCGTGGGCCGGGCCGTCGACGGCTACGACAGCGACCTGGACACCTACCGCGCCAAGGGCGGCCGTATCACCTGGATACCCGGCACTTCGGGCGCCCCCGACGGCGTGGCCGCGCAGTTCGTCAACCAGGACAGCCCCGGCGTGCCCGGCACCGCCGAGAAGGGCGACGGCTTCGGGACCGACGTCCAGCTGGCCGACGTCGACGGCGACGGGTACCTCGACGTGGTCACCGGCGTGCCCGGCGAGGACCTGGGCACCCCCACCGACCCGGACGCCTGGCCCGACGCGGGGTCCGTCGTGGTGCTCAGCGGCCGGGCCGACGGGCTGACCGGCGTCGGCTCCCACCAGGTGGTCACGCAGAACAGCACAGGTGTCCCGGGCACCGCCGAGAAGGGCGACGCCTTCGGCAGGGCCGTCCATCTGGGTGACGCGAACGGTGACGGACTGGCCGACGTCGCGGTCGGCGCGCCCGGCGAGAACGCGGGCGCGGGGTCCGTGTGGTCCTTCCGCTCCCGGGGCGAGTACGTCGTGTCGCCCGGCGGTGTGCCGCTTCCGGCCACCGTCCTGGCACCGAACGGCACGTTCACCTTCGGCCACACCCTCCTCGGTACGACCGCCGCGAAGGCCCGTCTGGGCTCGGGCTTCGCCAACTAA
- a CDS encoding alkaline phosphatase D family protein: MYGAASPGRRRFLTAGAAVLGAAASAQLWLPGTARAAETPLPDGVFSLGVSSGDPLPDGIVLWTRLAPDPLNGGGMPDRVVPVEWELAEDQRFRKVVRRGTAQALPAFGHSVHVDVRGLRAGRTYWYRFRADGQLSRTGRTRTAPARYTSLGSLRVALASCQNWQNGYFTPYADMLDQDPDVVLFVGDYIYESAPSSAGPRRHEGSGEPYTLVQYRNRYAQYRTDPDLAEIHANAPWVVTFDDHEVDNDWAGEIPQDPDKQPHDAFVARMTAAFQAYYEHMPVRASAVPNGPHIQMYRRLEFGRLVRLNVLDTRQFRSDQVTGQAAAQDPSLTMLGAEQKQWLLDGLHGSPARWNLIASQIMMAETDILLGEGKLWYYDAWDGYQVERNALLEEFRSVRNPVVLSGDRHLTMISDLKEDYADPSSRVVGAEFVGTSISSNGDQDQAAFHAQWDPLKADNPHWKVIDAHRGYHLFDIDRHGIDAQVRVVDTVVRPQATPSTLAQLRVDAGEPGVRLV; encoded by the coding sequence ATGTACGGAGCAGCATCACCCGGCCGACGCCGCTTTCTGACCGCAGGCGCCGCCGTGCTCGGCGCCGCCGCCTCCGCCCAGCTGTGGCTGCCGGGCACGGCGCGAGCGGCGGAGACCCCGCTGCCCGACGGTGTGTTCAGCCTCGGTGTGTCCTCCGGTGACCCGTTGCCGGACGGCATCGTGCTGTGGACCCGGCTCGCGCCGGACCCGCTGAACGGCGGTGGTATGCCCGACAGGGTGGTGCCGGTGGAGTGGGAACTCGCCGAGGACCAGCGTTTCAGAAAGGTCGTCCGGCGCGGCACCGCCCAGGCCCTGCCCGCGTTCGGACACAGTGTTCACGTCGACGTACGGGGTCTGCGCGCGGGCCGTACGTACTGGTACCGCTTCCGCGCCGACGGCCAGCTCTCGCGCACCGGCCGCACCCGCACCGCCCCCGCCCGGTACACCTCCCTGGGCAGCCTGCGCGTCGCGCTCGCCTCCTGCCAGAACTGGCAGAACGGCTACTTCACGCCGTACGCCGACATGCTGGACCAGGACCCCGACGTCGTGCTGTTCGTCGGCGACTACATCTACGAGTCGGCGCCGTCGTCCGCCGGTCCGCGCCGGCACGAGGGCAGCGGGGAGCCGTACACCCTCGTCCAGTACCGCAACCGGTACGCCCAGTACCGCACCGACCCGGACCTCGCCGAGATCCACGCGAACGCGCCCTGGGTGGTCACCTTCGACGACCACGAGGTCGACAACGACTGGGCCGGCGAGATCCCGCAGGACCCCGACAAGCAGCCGCACGACGCGTTCGTGGCCCGGATGACCGCGGCCTTCCAGGCGTACTACGAGCACATGCCGGTCCGTGCGAGCGCCGTCCCCAACGGCCCGCACATCCAGATGTACCGGCGGCTGGAGTTCGGCCGTCTGGTCCGGCTGAACGTGCTCGACACCCGGCAGTTCCGCAGCGACCAGGTCACCGGTCAGGCGGCCGCCCAGGATCCCTCGCTCACGATGCTCGGCGCCGAGCAGAAGCAGTGGCTCCTGGACGGGCTGCACGGCTCACCGGCCCGCTGGAACCTCATCGCCTCGCAGATCATGATGGCCGAGACCGACATCCTGCTCGGCGAGGGCAAGCTCTGGTACTACGACGCCTGGGACGGCTACCAGGTCGAACGCAACGCGCTCCTGGAGGAGTTCAGAAGCGTGCGCAACCCGGTCGTGCTCTCGGGCGACCGCCACCTCACGATGATCAGCGACCTCAAGGAGGACTACGCCGACCCGTCCTCGCGGGTGGTCGGCGCCGAGTTCGTCGGGACGTCCATCTCCAGCAACGGCGACCAGGACCAGGCCGCCTTCCACGCCCAGTGGGACCCGCTGAAGGCCGACAACCCGCACTGGAAGGTCATCGACGCCCACCGCGGCTACCACCTCTTCGACATCGACCGGCACGGCATCGACGCCCAGGTCCGGGTCGTGGACACGGTGGTCAGGCCGCAGGCGACGCCCAGCACGCTGGCGCAGCTCCGGGTGGACGCGGGCGAGCCCGGAGTCCGTTTGGTGTGA
- the proB gene encoding glutamate 5-kinase yields MGEARRIVVKVGSSSLTTAAGGLDADRVDALVDVLAKSRSGGEREIVLVSSGAIAAGLAPLGLRRRPRDLARQQAAASVGQGLLVARYTASFARYGVRVGQVLLTSDDMSRRAHHRNASRTLDKLLAMGAFPIVNENDTVATDEIRFGDNDRLAALVAHLVHADLLVLLSDIDGVYDGDPSKPGTSRIAQVREPGDLAGVEIGSAGKAGVGTGGMVTKVEAARIAAAAGIPVVLTSTIHAAEALSGGDTGTYFHPAGKRSADRLLWLQHASTPQGSLTLDDGAVKAVVDRRKSLLPAGIASVEGEFVAGDPVELRDGTGHAVARGLVNFDAKEIPQLIGRSTRELARDLGPAYEREVVHRDDLVILHP; encoded by the coding sequence GTGGGCGAGGCCCGCAGGATCGTCGTCAAGGTGGGTTCCTCGTCGCTGACCACCGCCGCCGGCGGCCTCGACGCCGACCGGGTCGACGCGCTCGTCGACGTCCTCGCCAAGAGCCGCAGCGGCGGAGAGCGCGAGATCGTCCTCGTCTCCTCGGGAGCCATCGCCGCCGGGCTCGCCCCGCTGGGGCTGCGCCGCCGCCCCCGGGACCTCGCCCGCCAGCAGGCCGCCGCCAGCGTCGGCCAGGGCCTGCTCGTCGCCCGCTACACCGCCTCCTTCGCGCGGTACGGCGTCCGCGTCGGCCAGGTGCTGCTGACCAGCGACGACATGAGCCGCCGCGCCCACCACCGCAACGCCTCCCGCACCCTCGACAAGCTCCTCGCGATGGGCGCCTTCCCGATCGTCAACGAGAACGACACCGTCGCCACCGACGAGATCCGCTTCGGCGACAACGACCGGCTCGCGGCCCTGGTGGCGCACCTGGTCCACGCCGACCTGCTGGTCCTGCTCTCCGACATCGACGGCGTCTACGACGGTGACCCCAGCAAACCGGGGACCTCGCGGATAGCTCAGGTGCGGGAGCCCGGGGACCTGGCGGGCGTCGAGATCGGCAGCGCGGGGAAGGCGGGCGTCGGCACCGGCGGCATGGTCACCAAGGTCGAGGCCGCCCGGATCGCGGCCGCCGCCGGTATCCCCGTGGTGCTGACCAGCACGATCCACGCGGCCGAGGCGCTGTCCGGCGGTGACACCGGCACGTACTTCCACCCCGCGGGCAAGCGCTCCGCCGACCGGCTGCTGTGGCTCCAGCACGCGTCCACCCCACAGGGCTCGCTGACCCTGGACGACGGCGCGGTGAAGGCGGTCGTCGACCGCCGCAAGTCGCTGCTGCCGGCCGGGATCGCCTCCGTCGAGGGCGAGTTCGTCGCGGGCGACCCCGTCGAGCTGCGGGACGGCACGGGCCACGCGGTGGCCCGCGGGCTCGTCAACTTCGACGCCAAGGAGATCCCGCAGCTGATCGGCCGCTCGACCCGGGAGCTGGCACGTGATCTGGGACCGGCCTACGAGCGGGAGGTCGTCCACCGGGACGACCTGGTGATTCTGCACCCCTGA
- a CDS encoding glutamate-5-semialdehyde dehydrogenase: protein MTSLSPYDSMTPVTQAAYRAKAAAADLAPLPRAEKDDALLAIADALEVRTSEIVEANAKDIAKAREAGTSEAIIDRLTLTPERVRAIASDVRDVVALPDPVGEVVRGSTLPNGIDLRQVRVPLGVVGIIYEARPNVTVDAAALCLKSGNAVLLRGSASAYESNAALVRVLRDAVGGAGLPADAIQLVPGESRESVRELMRARGLVDVLIPRGGASLIQTVVTESIVPVIETGTGNCHVYVDAQADLDMAIDILINSKAQRVSVCNAAETLLVHQDIAPEFLPRALDALAEARVTVHADPRVLAYAKDTKATVVEATLDDWDTEYLSYDIAAAVVDSLDKAVEHIRLWTSGHTEAIVTTSQQAARRFTQLVDSTTVAVNASTRFTDGGQFGFGAEIGISTQKLHARGPMGLPELTSTKYIVTGDGHIRR from the coding sequence ATGACCTCGCTCTCGCCGTACGACTCCATGACCCCGGTCACCCAGGCCGCCTACCGGGCCAAGGCCGCCGCCGCCGACCTCGCCCCGCTGCCCAGGGCCGAGAAGGACGACGCGCTGCTCGCCATCGCGGACGCCCTGGAGGTCCGTACGAGCGAGATCGTCGAGGCCAACGCCAAGGACATCGCCAAGGCCCGCGAGGCCGGGACCAGCGAGGCGATCATCGACCGGCTGACGCTCACCCCGGAGCGGGTGCGCGCGATCGCCTCCGACGTCCGGGACGTCGTCGCCCTGCCCGACCCGGTGGGCGAGGTCGTGCGCGGCTCGACCCTCCCCAACGGCATCGACCTGCGCCAGGTCCGCGTCCCGCTCGGCGTGGTCGGGATCATCTACGAGGCCCGCCCGAACGTCACGGTCGACGCCGCCGCCCTCTGCCTCAAGTCCGGCAACGCCGTCCTGCTGCGCGGCTCGGCCTCCGCGTACGAGTCGAACGCCGCCCTCGTACGGGTCCTGCGCGACGCCGTGGGCGGCGCCGGGCTGCCTGCCGACGCCATCCAGCTCGTCCCCGGCGAGAGCCGCGAGAGCGTCCGCGAGCTAATGCGCGCCCGCGGCCTGGTCGACGTGCTCATTCCGCGCGGCGGTGCCTCGCTCATCCAGACCGTCGTGACGGAGTCGATCGTCCCCGTCATCGAGACCGGCACCGGCAACTGCCACGTCTACGTCGACGCCCAGGCCGACCTCGACATGGCGATCGACATCCTGATCAACTCCAAGGCCCAGCGGGTCAGCGTCTGCAACGCCGCCGAGACCCTCCTGGTCCACCAGGACATCGCCCCCGAGTTCCTGCCGCGCGCCCTGGACGCCCTCGCCGAGGCCAGGGTGACCGTCCACGCCGACCCGCGGGTGCTGGCGTACGCGAAGGACACCAAGGCGACCGTCGTCGAGGCCACGCTCGACGACTGGGACACCGAGTACCTCTCCTACGACATCGCCGCCGCCGTCGTCGACTCGCTCGACAAGGCCGTCGAGCACATCCGGCTGTGGACCTCCGGCCACACCGAGGCCATCGTCACCACCTCCCAGCAGGCCGCCCGCCGCTTCACCCAGCTGGTCGACTCCACGACGGTCGCGGTCAACGCCTCCACCCGCTTCACCGACGGCGGCCAGTTCGGCTTCGGCGCGGAGATCGGCATCTCCACCCAGAAGCTGCACGCGCGCGGCCCGATGGGCCTGCCGGAGCTGACGAGCACGAAGTACATCGTGACCGGGGACGGCCACATCCGGCGCTGA
- the rpmA gene encoding 50S ribosomal protein L27, which translates to MAHKKGASSTRNGRDSNAQRLGVKRYGGQVVNAGEILVRQRGTHFHPGAGVGRGGDDTLFALEAGSVQFGTSRGRKVVNIVPVA; encoded by the coding sequence ATGGCACACAAGAAGGGCGCATCGTCCACCCGTAACGGTCGTGACTCCAACGCTCAGCGCCTCGGCGTGAAGCGTTACGGCGGTCAGGTCGTCAACGCGGGCGAGATCCTGGTCCGCCAGCGCGGCACCCACTTCCACCCCGGCGCGGGCGTCGGCCGTGGCGGCGACGACACGCTGTTCGCCCTCGAGGCCGGTTCGGTGCAGTTCGGCACCAGCCGTGGCCGCAAGGTCGTGAACATCGTTCCGGTCGCCTGA
- the rplU gene encoding 50S ribosomal protein L21 — translation MYAIVRSGGRQHKVAVGDIVEVDKISTAKVGDTVELSTLLVVDGEAVTSDPWVLAGIKVQAEVVDHHKGVKIDILRYKNKTGYRRRQGHRQQYTAIKVTEIPAAAK, via the coding sequence GTGTACGCCATCGTGCGCAGCGGTGGTCGCCAGCACAAGGTTGCTGTCGGCGACATCGTTGAGGTTGACAAGATTTCCACTGCCAAGGTTGGCGACACGGTCGAGCTCTCGACCCTGCTCGTTGTCGACGGCGAAGCTGTCACCAGCGACCCGTGGGTGCTGGCCGGCATCAAGGTCCAGGCCGAGGTCGTGGACCACCACAAGGGCGTCAAGATCGACATCCTTCGCTACAAGAACAAGACCGGCTACCGCCGTCGTCAGGGCCACCGCCAGCAGTACACGGCGATCAAGGTCACTGAGATCCCCGCGGCTGCGAAGTAA
- a CDS encoding bifunctional cytidylyltransferase/SDR family oxidoreductase, producing the protein MSQHIAKPRTTAVILAGGTGQRVGLSIPKQLLKIAGKAVIEHTLTTFEKADSIDDIIVLMAPGYVPDIEKIVAKAGFRKVKKIIEGGATRNETTERAIAALGEGLAEGEDLNVLFHDAVRPLLSRRVIDDCVVALERFQAVDVAIPSADTIIVTRTHGLDGEFITEIPDRSRLRRGQTPQAFKLSTIKRAYEVAAGDPNFQATDDCSVVLKYLPDVPIHVVAGDEYNMKVTQPVDVFIADKLFQLASTAAPEQVSDEAYRELLTGKTVVVFGGSYGIGKDIGELAESYGAKVYALGRSTTGTHVENPEEVDDALSKAYAETGRIDYVVNTAGVLRIGKLAETDNATIEEALKVNYLAPVQIARSSYKYLAETKGQLLLYTSSSYTRGRAEYSLYSSTKAAMVNLTQALSDEWAGDGVRVNCINPERTATPMRTKAFGQEPAGSLLSSEAVARTSLDVLLSELTGHVIDVRQQDPTASAGQASGFEAALASVLDRQDGVA; encoded by the coding sequence GTGTCCCAGCACATCGCCAAGCCCCGTACCACCGCAGTGATCCTGGCCGGTGGTACCGGTCAGCGCGTGGGTCTCTCGATCCCCAAGCAGCTGCTGAAGATCGCCGGCAAGGCAGTCATCGAGCACACTCTGACCACCTTCGAGAAGGCCGACTCCATCGACGACATCATCGTGCTGATGGCGCCGGGTTATGTTCCGGACATAGAGAAGATCGTGGCCAAGGCCGGCTTCCGGAAGGTCAAGAAGATCATCGAGGGTGGCGCCACCCGGAACGAGACCACCGAGCGCGCCATCGCCGCCCTCGGCGAGGGCCTGGCCGAGGGCGAGGACCTCAACGTCCTCTTCCACGACGCCGTACGCCCGCTGCTCTCGCGCCGTGTGATCGACGACTGCGTGGTCGCCCTGGAGCGCTTCCAGGCCGTCGACGTCGCCATCCCGTCCGCGGACACCATCATCGTGACGCGCACCCACGGCCTGGACGGCGAGTTCATCACCGAGATCCCGGACCGCTCCCGGCTGCGTCGCGGCCAGACCCCGCAGGCCTTCAAGCTGTCCACCATCAAGCGCGCCTACGAGGTCGCCGCCGGGGACCCCAACTTCCAGGCGACGGACGACTGTTCGGTCGTGCTCAAGTACCTGCCGGACGTGCCGATCCACGTCGTCGCGGGTGACGAGTACAACATGAAGGTCACCCAGCCCGTCGACGTCTTCATCGCCGACAAGCTCTTCCAGCTCGCCTCGACCGCGGCTCCCGAGCAGGTCAGCGACGAGGCCTACCGCGAGCTGCTCACCGGCAAGACCGTCGTCGTCTTCGGCGGCTCCTACGGCATCGGCAAGGACATCGGCGAACTCGCCGAGTCCTACGGCGCCAAGGTGTACGCGCTGGGCCGCTCCACCACCGGCACCCACGTGGAGAACCCGGAGGAGGTCGACGACGCGCTGTCCAAGGCGTACGCCGAGACCGGGCGCATCGACTACGTCGTGAACACCGCGGGCGTGCTGCGCATCGGCAAGCTGGCGGAGACCGACAACGCCACCATCGAGGAGGCGCTGAAGGTCAACTACCTGGCCCCGGTGCAGATCGCGCGCTCCTCGTACAAGTACCTGGCGGAGACCAAGGGCCAGCTGCTGCTGTACACCTCCAGCAGCTACACCCGCGGCCGCGCCGAGTACAGCCTGTACTCCTCGACCAAGGCGGCGATGGTCAACCTGACGCAGGCCCTGTCCGACGAATGGGCGGGTGACGGCGTCCGGGTGAACTGCATCAACCCTGAGCGCACTGCCACGCCCATGCGCACCAAGGCCTTCGGCCAGGAGCCCGCGGGCAGCCTGCTGTCCTCCGAGGCGGTGGCCCGCACCTCGCTCGACGTGCTGCTCTCCGAGCTGACCGGGCATGTCATCGACGTCCGCCAGCAGGACCCGACGGCCTCCGCGGGCCAGGCCTCCGGCTTCGAGGCCGCGCTGGCCAGTGTCCTGGACCGTCAGGACGGCGTGGCATAA
- a CDS encoding glycosyltransferase family 2 protein has translation MTVVQPDVTVVIGAYEAMPYLVDCLASVEAQTIGHTRIEVIAVDDGSADGTGEYLEEFAERTSLDVTVIRQDNSGGPSGPRNVGLGKATGRYVFFLDADDRLGPEALERMVAMADRNGTDVVLGRVEGVNRKPPTSMWGQTLERTDVFSSNIKFTLSAQKLFRRAFLERHSMRFDESLWTGEDALFTMEAYLRADGVSVIADHTCYYLVGREDGKHVTRTGSHTLRFDSARALMNLIADMVPAGARRDALMVRPFLVTLLPQFGPKFLKDGEAVRQEKLELAKPLVDAYWTGEVAHRLRVHERLRLQLVAMGRPDLLVEVLEFMKAKKTPETVLEKGGRRVYFAYPFFRDPSTGLPDALYLAEPREAREVPGYREIGVDQLLRRAVRKARRVLTPAG, from the coding sequence GTGACCGTTGTGCAGCCTGATGTGACCGTGGTCATCGGGGCGTACGAAGCGATGCCGTATCTGGTCGACTGTCTGGCCTCCGTCGAGGCACAGACCATCGGCCACACGCGTATCGAGGTCATCGCGGTCGACGACGGCTCGGCGGACGGCACCGGGGAGTACCTGGAGGAGTTCGCCGAGCGGACCTCCCTCGACGTCACGGTGATCCGGCAGGACAACTCCGGCGGCCCCAGCGGCCCGCGCAACGTCGGTCTGGGCAAGGCGACCGGGCGCTACGTCTTCTTCCTCGACGCCGACGACCGGCTCGGCCCCGAGGCCCTGGAGCGGATGGTCGCGATGGCCGACCGCAACGGCACGGACGTCGTCCTCGGCAGGGTCGAGGGCGTCAACCGCAAGCCGCCGACGTCGATGTGGGGGCAGACCCTGGAGCGCACCGACGTCTTCTCCTCCAACATCAAGTTCACGTTGAGCGCGCAGAAGCTGTTCCGCCGCGCGTTCCTCGAGCGGCACAGCATGCGTTTCGACGAGTCCCTGTGGACCGGCGAGGACGCGCTGTTCACGATGGAGGCCTATCTGCGGGCCGACGGCGTCTCCGTGATCGCCGACCACACCTGCTACTACCTGGTGGGCCGCGAGGACGGCAAGCACGTCACCAGGACCGGCAGCCACACGCTCCGCTTCGACTCCGCGCGCGCCCTGATGAACCTGATCGCCGACATGGTCCCGGCGGGCGCGAGACGCGACGCCCTGATGGTCCGCCCCTTCCTCGTCACCCTGCTCCCGCAGTTCGGCCCGAAGTTCCTGAAGGACGGCGAGGCGGTACGCCAGGAGAAGCTGGAGTTGGCGAAGCCGCTGGTGGACGCGTACTGGACCGGCGAGGTGGCCCACCGCCTCCGGGTGCACGAACGGCTGCGGCTCCAGCTGGTGGCGATGGGCCGCCCGGATCTCCTGGTGGAGGTCCTGGAGTTCATGAAGGCGAAGAAGACCCCGGAGACCGTGCTGGAGAAGGGCGGCCGCCGGGTGTACTTCGCCTACCCGTTCTTCCGTGACCCGTCGACGGGCCTGCCCGACGCTCTCTATCTCGCCGAGCCGCGCGAGGCCCGCGAGGTGCCGGGCTACCGAGAGATAGGGGTCGACCAGTTGCTGCGCCGGGCCGTACGCAAGGCGCGAAGGGTCCTCACCCCGGCAGGGTGA